In Streptomyces nojiriensis, one genomic interval encodes:
- a CDS encoding ATP-binding protein, with the protein MSDEAITYDASRIQVLEGAEAVRKRPGMYIGSLGERGLHQMLFEVADRAVNEALTGRACSVGVTLMADGAVRVTDDGPGIPFGAAEDTDGPGLEALLTDLSAGTRPRDRHTVTMTLVGLGPAVTNALSSQLTAEVRREGVRWVQEYARGVAIAPPSAAGPATGNGTTITFRPDATLFETTECSFAVLAEHFRELAFLNRGLDVSLTDERPPGGAQTARFRFLGGVRDFVVSLRARAGTPVHTNVIGFEREDPRMAGTMEVALRWCGSREERVRSFVNSMATPYGGTHEAGLREGVAAALDAYARARGLLTAVEPGLGADRIGRGLTAVVSVKLDHPEFVGATRGALGNGPVRACVGEAVREHLGDWLEQNPGQAVAVITEMLRADALD; encoded by the coding sequence ATGAGTGACGAAGCGATCACGTACGACGCCAGCCGCATCCAGGTGCTGGAGGGTGCCGAAGCCGTGCGCAAGCGGCCCGGGATGTACATCGGCTCGCTCGGCGAACGCGGCCTGCACCAGATGCTCTTCGAGGTCGCCGACCGGGCGGTGAACGAGGCCCTGACCGGCCGCGCCTGCTCCGTCGGCGTGACCCTGATGGCCGACGGCGCCGTGCGGGTCACCGACGACGGTCCGGGCATCCCCTTCGGGGCCGCCGAGGACACCGACGGCCCCGGTCTCGAAGCCCTGTTGACCGACCTGTCGGCCGGGACGAGGCCCCGTGACCGCCACACCGTGACCATGACCCTCGTCGGCCTGGGGCCCGCCGTCACCAACGCACTGTCCAGCCAGCTGACGGCCGAGGTGCGGCGCGAGGGGGTCCGCTGGGTCCAGGAGTACGCGCGCGGCGTCGCCATCGCGCCGCCCAGCGCCGCGGGTCCGGCGACGGGAAACGGGACCACCATCACCTTCCGGCCCGACGCCACCCTCTTCGAGACGACGGAGTGCTCGTTCGCCGTGCTGGCGGAGCACTTCAGGGAGCTGGCCTTCCTCAACCGGGGCCTGGACGTCTCGCTGACCGACGAACGCCCTCCGGGCGGCGCCCAGACCGCGCGTTTCCGGTTCCTGGGCGGGGTGAGGGACTTCGTCGTATCCCTCCGGGCTCGGGCGGGGACGCCCGTGCACACGAACGTCATCGGTTTCGAGCGGGAGGACCCGCGGATGGCGGGGACGATGGAGGTGGCCCTGCGGTGGTGCGGCTCCCGTGAGGAGCGGGTCCGGAGCTTCGTCAACAGCATGGCCACCCCCTACGGCGGCACCCACGAGGCGGGCTTGCGCGAGGGGGTGGCGGCCGCGCTCGACGCGTACGCGCGGGCGCGGGGGCTGTTGACGGCGGTGGAGCCCGGCCTCGGCGCCGACCGCATCGGCCGAGGCCTGACGGCGGTCGTGTCGGTCAAGCTGGACCACCCCGAGTTCGTCGGCGCGACACGCGGAGCACTGGGCAACGGCCCCGTGCGCGCCTGTGTCGGGGAGGCCGTGCGGGAGCACCTCGGTGACTGGCTGGAGCAGAACCCGGGGCAGGCGGTGGCCGTCATCACCGAGATGCTCCGGGCCGACGCCCTCGACTGA
- a CDS encoding phosphotransferase family protein — translation MSSGEGAEGMGADLDGDGAGWDATRSWVEKALSAGERIEQVVRLRGGWTSQMRRLDLRGPDGRRSLVLRSFVAPFYVRHAEGLLTREAEILRLLGDTDVPAATLVAVDATAQHCDHPSLLMSLLPGTIRLDDRNADDRAELLARQLVRIHQLPTAADQRPRTYQAWASPERVSPPAATGRPELWQRAVDVIRREPPAYRGRFLHRDFHPGNVLFTGTDEDLRISGVVDWVETSWGPADLDVAHCSTALALLHGVPAGMGFADRYAAAGGTLTEDRTAHLHWRLLDALGFAPEAEKVAVPWRELGRADLTARALTQRLEDYLQALFDRYA, via the coding sequence ATGAGTTCGGGCGAGGGGGCCGAGGGCATGGGCGCGGATCTCGACGGTGACGGTGCGGGCTGGGATGCCACGCGCTCCTGGGTGGAGAAGGCGCTGTCGGCGGGGGAGCGCATCGAGCAGGTCGTGCGGCTGCGCGGCGGCTGGACCTCGCAGATGCGGCGCCTGGACCTCCGCGGCCCCGACGGCCGGCGCTCGCTCGTCCTGCGGTCCTTCGTCGCGCCCTTCTACGTCCGCCACGCGGAGGGCCTGCTGACCCGTGAGGCGGAGATCCTGCGGCTGCTCGGTGACACGGACGTACCGGCGGCCACGCTGGTGGCGGTGGACGCGACCGCGCAGCACTGCGACCACCCCTCCCTGCTGATGTCCCTGCTGCCGGGAACGATCCGCCTGGACGACCGGAACGCCGACGACCGCGCCGAACTGCTGGCCCGCCAGCTGGTGCGCATCCATCAGCTGCCGACAGCCGCGGACCAGCGGCCCCGCACCTATCAGGCCTGGGCCTCTCCCGAGCGGGTGAGCCCGCCCGCGGCCACCGGGCGGCCCGAACTCTGGCAGCGGGCGGTCGACGTCATCCGCCGCGAACCCCCGGCCTATCGGGGCCGCTTCCTGCACCGGGACTTCCATCCCGGGAACGTCCTCTTCACCGGCACGGACGAGGATCTTCGGATCAGCGGTGTCGTCGACTGGGTGGAGACCTCCTGGGGACCCGCCGACCTGGACGTGGCGCACTGCTCGACGGCCCTCGCCCTGCTGCACGGTGTTCCCGCGGGGATGGGCTTCGCGGACCGCTACGCCGCCGCGGGAGGAACCCTGACGGAGGACCGCACCGCCCACCTCCACTGGCGCCTCCTGGACGCGCTGGGCTTCGCTCCGGAAGCGGAGAAGGTCGCCGTGCCCTGGCGCGAACTGGGCCGCGCCGACCTGACGGCCCGTGCCCTGACGCAGAGGCTGGAGGACTACCTCCAGGCCCTCTTCGACAGGTATGCCTGA
- a CDS encoding DUF1996 domain-containing protein, which translates to MGNERRLLTLAICLVLGGGLIAAVLGASRAAGPHAGAADGRPVASDYVDIRDVLRLPAAAPAPGSEGSAGSMVVDCGRNEQGHYNEDNLVVSPGLLGGAHHTHAYVGNLSTDALSTEASLDAAATSCAGGDRSTYYWPVLRRPDRPGTRPHEDSAGHGNVGEIVPESSVLVEFRGNPVSKVVPMPRFLRAMTGDAVAYTAADESDVRARWGCSGSPDRATTRYPRCPAGERVTRTLVFPSCWNGLDTVGVTHRSHLLFTAANGVCPKDTFPVPELRVSLAYEIPPGLNVALDSFPEQRHSPKTDHAMFVNAMTDRQMAAVVDCINEGRVCRT; encoded by the coding sequence ATGGGGAACGAACGCCGGCTGCTCACTCTCGCCATCTGCCTGGTCCTGGGCGGCGGGCTGATCGCAGCGGTACTGGGGGCGTCGCGGGCGGCCGGTCCGCACGCCGGGGCGGCGGACGGGCGGCCGGTGGCGTCCGACTACGTGGACATACGCGATGTCCTGCGCCTCCCGGCGGCCGCTCCCGCCCCCGGGTCCGAGGGATCCGCCGGGTCGATGGTGGTCGATTGCGGCCGCAACGAGCAGGGCCACTACAACGAGGACAACCTCGTGGTCTCGCCCGGGCTGCTGGGCGGCGCCCATCACACGCACGCCTACGTGGGGAACCTCTCCACCGACGCGCTGTCGACGGAGGCCTCGCTGGACGCGGCCGCGACGAGCTGTGCCGGCGGCGACCGGTCCACGTACTACTGGCCCGTCCTGCGTCGCCCGGACCGCCCGGGCACGCGCCCGCACGAGGATTCGGCGGGGCACGGGAACGTCGGCGAGATCGTGCCGGAGTCCTCGGTCCTCGTGGAGTTCCGCGGCAATCCCGTGAGCAAGGTGGTGCCGATGCCGCGCTTCCTGCGCGCGATGACCGGCGACGCCGTCGCGTACACCGCGGCCGACGAGTCCGACGTCCGGGCCCGCTGGGGGTGTTCGGGCTCCCCGGACCGGGCGACCACCCGCTACCCGCGCTGCCCCGCGGGCGAGCGCGTCACCCGCACCCTGGTCTTCCCGAGCTGCTGGAACGGACTCGACACCGTCGGCGTCACGCACCGCTCGCACCTGCTCTTCACCGCCGCGAACGGCGTCTGCCCGAAGGACACGTTCCCGGTGCCCGAACTGCGCGTCTCCCTCGCCTACGAGATCCCCCCGGGGCTGAACGTGGCCCTCGACTCCTTCCCCGAGCAGCGGCACAGCCCGAAGACCGATCACGCGATGTTCGTGAACGCCATGACCGACCGGCAGATGGCCGCGGTCGTCGACTGCATCAACGAAGGCCGCGTCTGCCGGACCTGA